The Anabaena sp. WA102 genome contains a region encoding:
- a CDS encoding J domain-containing protein, whose protein sequence is MARKTKTVSSTTVTPLALSDLHLQLQGLEKEHQSLLKQIKKKRTELNNFVEKMRSLATEVFHRVSPNMQTMAELDAEINALFAEILTTKKMGKQTQKNIQSLYRSLQMGGIISYKPIEEEDDDDEELDELFEDNDSQENHQRRRQFWEAEQDSESPTVARTDESRKIRQTFLRLAEIFHPDKVKDNETQMTHTEIMKEINKAYQDGDLARLLEIERKYEVGETIDNNSEDDLSRRCKNIEQHNQILKNQYEKLKQELRLAKNTPEGSMVADYKKAAKQGIDCIELMLETIQSQTKIVAEIRDFVQDFKDKKITIKEFLAGPESLRSVQEDMMEELLERMMEEFGGMMDFN, encoded by the coding sequence ATGGCACGCAAAACAAAAACAGTATCCTCAACTACAGTCACTCCTCTCGCGCTTTCTGACTTACATCTCCAGTTACAGGGTTTAGAGAAAGAACACCAATCTCTATTAAAGCAAATTAAGAAAAAGCGGACAGAATTAAATAACTTTGTCGAAAAAATGCGTTCTTTAGCGACAGAGGTATTTCATCGAGTTAGTCCAAATATGCAAACAATGGCCGAATTAGATGCAGAAATTAATGCTTTATTTGCAGAAATTTTAACTACGAAAAAAATGGGTAAACAAACCCAGAAAAATATCCAATCATTGTACAGAAGTTTACAAATGGGAGGAATTATTAGTTATAAACCTATTGAAGAAGAAGATGATGATGATGAAGAATTAGATGAACTATTTGAAGATAATGATTCTCAAGAAAATCATCAACGTCGTCGTCAATTTTGGGAAGCAGAACAAGATTCAGAATCTCCCACAGTAGCGAGAACAGATGAATCTAGAAAAATCCGACAGACCTTTTTGCGGTTAGCGGAAATCTTTCACCCTGATAAGGTTAAAGATAATGAAACCCAAATGACTCACACGGAAATAATGAAAGAAATTAATAAAGCTTACCAAGATGGAGATTTAGCGCGACTTTTGGAAATTGAACGTAAATATGAAGTCGGAGAAACAATTGATAATAATAGCGAAGATGATTTAAGTCGCAGATGTAAAAATATAGAACAACACAATCAAATTCTCAAAAATCAATATGAGAAATTGAAACAAGAACTTCGGTTAGCAAAAAATACCCCGGAAGGATCAATGGTTGCGGATTACAAAAAAGCAGCTAAACAAGGGATTGATTGTATTGAATTAATGCTGGAAACTATCCAATCTCAAACTAAGATAGTTGCGGAAATTCGTGATTTTGTTCAAGACTTTAAAGATAAAAAGATCACTATTAAAGAATTTCTCGCAGGTCCAGAAAGTCTCCGTTCTGTACAGGAAGATATGATGGAAGAACTACTGGAAAGAATGATGGAAGAATTTGGGGGGATGATGGATTTTAATTAG
- a CDS encoding ATP-binding protein: MNSLSFSASAKSENFVGRDFVFTAINNFLHRYLKGYFTIVGVPGSGKSAILAQFVRQNPHTIYYNVQIAGKNRVEAFFPEVCTQLNLLLENLSSTPPQPSPQRMTETGFINAHEGSWLFSTLLQQVSENLPDQKIIIVIDGLDGIDINSQAVGTNLFYLPRYLPDQIYFIFARRPYKKSHSGLLIEAPSQVLDLADYPVENREDIQAYIRKKRTAETQSSQRNIIELINENEDNFMYVQQVLKAMADGFYSVNNFEQIPLDLETYYQQHWQKMQGDGLSDVAMDILRVLTAEETQPMSTVAISQIIKADVFDVAEIMETWLEFLQEIHTNKETKYQLYHHSFRLYLHDYSTLRNI; this comes from the coding sequence ATGAATAGTTTATCTTTCTCTGCTTCAGCAAAGAGTGAAAATTTTGTTGGTCGTGATTTTGTCTTCACTGCTATTAATAATTTTCTCCACCGTTACCTCAAGGGTTATTTCACCATTGTGGGTGTTCCCGGTAGCGGTAAAAGTGCCATTCTTGCCCAATTTGTGCGCCAAAATCCCCATACTATTTATTACAATGTCCAAATTGCCGGTAAAAATCGAGTTGAGGCATTTTTTCCAGAGGTTTGTACACAGTTAAATTTATTGTTAGAGAATTTATCTAGCACCCCTCCCCAACCCTCCCCGCAAAGGATGACGGAGACAGGATTTATCAATGCACATGAGGGAAGTTGGTTATTTTCTACTTTATTGCAACAAGTCAGCGAGAATTTACCAGATCAGAAAATAATTATTGTCATTGATGGTTTGGATGGAATTGATATAAATAGTCAAGCTGTAGGAACAAATTTATTTTATCTACCGCGATATTTACCGGATCAAATTTATTTTATTTTCGCTCGTCGTCCTTATAAAAAGTCCCATAGTGGGTTGTTAATTGAAGCACCTTCACAGGTTTTAGATTTAGCAGATTATCCAGTGGAAAATCGGGAGGATATTCAAGCATATATTCGGAAGAAACGAACCGCAGAGACGCAGAGTTCGCAGAGAAATATAATTGAATTAATTAATGAAAATGAAGATAATTTTATGTATGTGCAGCAGGTTTTAAAAGCTATGGCTGATGGTTTTTATTCTGTCAATAATTTTGAGCAAATTCCCCTAGATTTAGAAACCTATTATCAACAACATTGGCAAAAGATGCAAGGTGATGGTTTATCTGATGTTGCGATGGATATTTTGCGGGTTTTAACTGCTGAAGAAACTCAACCAATGTCAACGGTAGCTATTAGTCAAATTATCAAGGCTGATGTTTTTGATGTGGCGGAAATTATGGAAACTTGGTTAGAATTTCTGCAAGAAATACACACAAATAAGGAAACTAAATATCAATTGTATCATCACAGTTTCCGGTTATATCTTCATGATTACAGCACTTTGCGTAACATTTAA
- a CDS encoding WD40 repeat domain-containing protein, translating into MSNFHSFFNEKSEEEKEQFLREYLQLRFNNQEYEKLCKLLANYYFIEEKINHPLFGVQSLIEDYDLLDNSEIRNNSNYAETVKALKLIQRALFSSTHIIFKYPKQLKGQLSARLTYFDLPEIKNLLAQIATDKNTGLYSLIGSLTPPGGGLIRTLEGHSESVNAIALTPDGKTVISGSGDNTIKIWDLGTGKEQFTLTGHSESVNAIALTPDGKTVISGSGDNTIKIWDLGTGKEQFTLTGHSESVNAIAVTHDGKTVISGSDDNTIKIWDLGTGTEKFTLEGHSDSVEAIAVTPDGQTVISGSWDKSIKVWDLETGTEKFTLEVHSCSPVSVISTITVTPDGKTFISGSWDSTIKIWDLGTGTEKFTLKGHKVVEAIAVTPDGKTMISGSWDNTIKIWIKIWDLETGTEKLTLEGYGDRVKAIAVTPDGKTVISGSGSWDKTIKIWDLETGTQNFTLQGHSDWVTALALTPDGKTVISASGDNTIKIWDLVTGTEKFTLTGHSSLIIGIALTPDSKTVISGSSDNTIKIWDVGTGTEKFTLQGHRSYVRAIAVTPDGKTVISCSYMTIQIWDLGTGTKKFILKGHSDLVNAIVVTPDGKTVISGSDDNTIKIWNLATRKEIATFTGERSITHCVVAHDGVTIVAREESGRLHFLRLQGKVTDE; encoded by the coding sequence ATGAGTAACTTTCACAGTTTTTTTAATGAAAAGTCAGAGGAAGAAAAAGAACAGTTTTTACGTGAATATCTCCAATTACGATTCAATAATCAAGAATATGAGAAACTATGTAAATTATTGGCTAACTACTACTTTATTGAAGAGAAAATTAATCATCCTTTATTTGGAGTGCAATCACTAATTGAAGATTATGATTTATTAGATAATTCTGAAATCAGGAATAATTCAAATTATGCGGAAACTGTCAAAGCATTAAAATTAATTCAAAGGGCTTTATTTAGCTCAACACACATAATATTTAAATATCCAAAACAACTCAAGGGACAGTTATCAGCGCGACTAACATATTTTGATTTACCAGAAATTAAAAATTTATTAGCACAAATCGCCACAGATAAAAATACAGGTTTATATAGTTTAATAGGTAGCCTCACACCTCCTGGTGGTGGATTAATTCGCACTCTAGAAGGTCATAGTGAGTCGGTAAATGCGATCGCACTGACACCCGATGGTAAAACCGTCATTTCTGGTTCAGGTGACAACACTATCAAAATCTGGGATTTGGGAACAGGAAAAGAACAGTTCACCCTTACTGGTCATAGTGAGTCGGTAAATGCGATCGCACTGACACCCGATGGTAAAACCGTCATTTCTGGTTCAGGTGACAACACTATCAAAATCTGGGATTTGGGAACAGGAAAAGAACAGTTCACCCTTACTGGTCATAGTGAGTCGGTAAATGCGATCGCAGTCACACACGATGGTAAAACGGTGATTTCTGGTTCTGATGACAACACTATCAAAATCTGGGATTTGGGAACAGGAACAGAAAAGTTCACCCTTGAAGGTCATAGTGACTCGGTAGAAGCGATCGCAGTCACACCCGATGGACAAACGGTGATTTCTGGTTCTTGGGACAAGAGTATCAAAGTCTGGGATTTGGAAACAGGAACAGAAAAGTTCACTCTTGAAGTTCATAGTTGTTCCCCGGTAAGTGTGATCAGTACGATCACAGTCACCCCCGATGGCAAAACTTTTATTTCTGGTTCTTGGGACAGCACTATTAAAATCTGGGATTTGGGAACAGGAACAGAAAAATTCACCCTCAAAGGTCATAAGGTAGTAGAAGCGATCGCAGTCACACCCGATGGTAAAACGATGATTTCTGGTTCTTGGGACAACACTATTAAAATCTGGATTAAAATCTGGGATTTAGAAACAGGTACAGAAAAGTTGACCCTTGAAGGTTATGGTGATCGGGTAAAAGCAATCGCAGTCACACCCGATGGAAAAACTGTGATTTCTGGTTCAGGTTCTTGGGACAAGACTATTAAAATCTGGGATTTGGAAACAGGTACACAAAATTTTACCCTTCAAGGTCATAGTGATTGGGTAACAGCACTCGCACTCACACCCGATGGAAAAACTGTGATTTCTGCTTCGGGTGACAACACTATCAAAATTTGGGATTTGGTCACAGGAACAGAAAAGTTCACCCTCACAGGTCATAGTTCCTTAATAATTGGAATCGCACTCACACCCGATAGCAAAACCGTGATTTCTGGTTCATCTGACAACACTATCAAAATCTGGGATGTGGGAACAGGAACAGAAAAATTCACCCTTCAAGGTCATCGTTCCTATGTACGTGCGATCGCAGTCACACCCGATGGAAAAACCGTGATTTCTTGTTCATACATGACTATCCAAATCTGGGATTTGGGAACAGGAACAAAAAAGTTCATCCTCAAAGGTCATAGTGACTTGGTAAATGCGATCGTAGTAACACCCGATGGAAAAACTGTGATTTCTGGTTCTGATGACAACACTATCAAAATCTGGAATTTAGCAACCAGAAAGGAAATAGCAACTTTCACCGGAGAACGTTCTATAACTCACTGTGTAGTTGCTCACGATGGGGTGACAATAGTTGCGAGAGAAGAATCAGGAAGGTTACATTTTCTGCGTTTGCAAGGAAAGGTGACAGATGAATAG